The Chlamydiales bacterium genome contains a region encoding:
- a CDS encoding OmpA family protein encodes MKIKTFFLLFNIAAICLVQTACQRSPGDFWEDTKSAGRHLGQGVRTLSGSRAISKQVNHPGEFYGPNDHEFIPLRDEDISNRLALEGGADQPMRTPGEAGSGLPGIDGFSCPTSAEQIQIFSNVHFETNEYAVRGIENEQIVMGIANYMKKHPNLNIFIEGHCDQRGPAAFNLALGAKRSNAIRNALIQDGVNPERIHTISYGKERPCVEGTDAMALKLNRRAEFKLYFQ; translated from the coding sequence ATGAAAATAAAGACGTTTTTTTTACTTTTTAATATTGCGGCCATTTGTTTGGTTCAGACTGCTTGTCAGCGCTCGCCAGGAGATTTTTGGGAGGATACAAAATCTGCAGGAAGGCATTTAGGACAGGGCGTACGCACACTTTCTGGAAGCCGCGCCATTTCTAAGCAAGTAAACCACCCAGGTGAGTTTTACGGTCCAAATGACCACGAGTTTATTCCTCTAAGAGATGAAGACATTTCTAACAGACTTGCCCTAGAAGGCGGTGCAGACCAACCCATGCGCACACCAGGAGAAGCTGGAAGTGGCTTGCCAGGAATTGATGGTTTTAGCTGCCCTACAAGCGCAGAACAGATTCAAATCTTCAGCAATGTTCATTTCGAAACTAACGAGTACGCTGTACGCGGCATTGAGAATGAACAAATTGTTATGGGCATTGCCAATTACATGAAAAAACATCCTAATTTGAACATCTTTATTGAAGGGCACTGCGACCAAAGAGGACCCGCAGCGTTTAACCTGGCTCTTGGTGCGAAGCGTAGTAATGCTATTCGTAATGCCCTTATCCAAGATGGCGTCAATCCAGAACGTATCCATACAATATCTTATGGAAAAGAAAGACCTTGTGTTGAGGGAACGGATGCAATGGCACTAAAACTAAATAGAAGAGCTGAGTTTAAACTCTATTTTCAATAA
- a CDS encoding LysM peptidoglycan-binding domain-containing protein translates to MYPGNLKKYLCCFALLIIFCASTIPLEAQQKDRSLFSLQCELEDIKQKVHCYELERDILEEKVNTQGEQIVKLQKELTKSQNANEELSKGKLGQFEKRLTVVEQKVDGFILDLKQLKSHANDTSSSLSKYSSKITDIEQSLQTNVTSLKSALQSLVKVAYKGSESGIMDMATSSKSYKVKPGDTLERIAKNHGISVDTLKKRNNLSKDRIVIGQELTLED, encoded by the coding sequence ATGTATCCAGGCAACTTGAAGAAATATTTGTGTTGTTTTGCTTTGCTAATCATCTTTTGCGCTTCTACAATACCCCTAGAAGCGCAACAAAAAGACCGATCTTTATTCTCTCTTCAGTGTGAGCTGGAAGATATAAAGCAAAAGGTACACTGCTACGAGCTTGAGCGTGATATTTTAGAAGAGAAAGTGAATACTCAGGGAGAACAAATTGTAAAACTTCAAAAAGAGCTTACAAAATCCCAAAATGCAAATGAAGAATTATCTAAAGGTAAACTTGGTCAGTTTGAAAAACGCCTTACAGTCGTAGAGCAAAAAGTAGATGGCTTTATCTTAGACTTAAAACAACTCAAATCACATGCAAATGACACCTCTTCTTCCCTTTCAAAATACAGCTCAAAGATCACGGATATTGAACAGAGTTTACAAACCAATGTAACTAGCCTTAAATCAGCTCTTCAATCTCTTGTAAAAGTTGCCTACAAAGGCTCTGAAAGCGGGATTATGGACATGGCAACATCTTCTAAAAGTTATAAAGTAAAACCAGGAGACACTCTAGAGCGCATTGCAAAAAATCATGGCATAAGTGTCGATACTTTAAAAAAACGCAATAACCTCAGTAAAGATCGCATTGTCATTGGGCAAGAACTCACTTTAGAGGACTAA